The Saccharothrix violaceirubra genome segment GTCGTCGATCATCACGCGCATGCGGGTCGCGGCCCGGCCGATCGCGGCCAGCGGCACGCGTTCGCGTTCGTCGTCGCGCTCGGCGAGCAGTTCGGTGTAGCCGGTGATGGTGGTCAACGGCGACTTCAGGTCGTGGGCGACCATCGCGGTGAACCGGTCGAGTTCCGCGTTGGCCTCGGTCAGCTCGACGTTCGCCGCCGCCAACCGGGCACGGGCCGCCGCGCGTTCGGTGACGTCGCGCAGGAACGCGTGGAACCGCCGCTCGCCGCGCCACGTGAACGAACCCAGGCTCAACTCCACCTGCAGCTCGCTGCCGTCCCGACGCACGGCCGGCACCTCGACGAGACCGGTCAGCCGGGCCTCGCTCCCGGCGGCACGGCGGGCGAGCCCCTGGTCGTGGGCGGCCCGCAGGCGCTCGGGGATGATCAGGTCGGTCAGCCGACGACCGAACGCCTCGGCGGCCCGCCAGCCGAACATGGCCTCGGCCGCCGGGTTCCACGCGGTGACCGCGCCCCGCGAGTCGGTGGCGACGCACGCGTCCGTCGTCGTGTCCAGCATCGATGCCAGCAGCCGCTCGCGGTCGGCGATGTCCTCGCGGCCGGTCCGCTCGGCGGTGATGTCGGACATGGTCACGACCGCGCCCAGCGGCGTCCCGTCGGCCCGGCGCAGCGCCCGGCCCGTGCACAGCACCCGGATCGGGTCGGCGTCTTCGGGCGCGATCACCATCTCGACGTTCTCGACCGTTTCGCCGCGCAGCGCGCGCCGCAACGGCACATCGTCGGCGTTCAGGGGCGTGATGCCGTCGGCGGCACGCAGGTGGTAGCGGGCCGACCACTGGTCGGGGTCGAGGCCGGCGTCGGCCTCCAGGCCGTGCCAGGCGCGGGCCGTGCGGTTGAACAGCGTCAGGTGTCCGTCCTGGTCGCAGGCGACGATGGCGACGCCGGCGGTCTCGTGCACGGCGTTGATCAGCTCCTGGCGGACTTCCAGCTCGCCCGCGTAGCGGGCGGCCAGCTCGCGCTGCGCCTCGGTCTCGGCCGCCAGGTCGGCGAACAGGCGGGCCTGGCGGCGGCGTTCGAACAGCGCCAGCACCACGATCGCGAGGTCGTGCAGGGCGTCGAGCCGGGTCCGGTCGAGGTCGACCGGCTGGTCGTGGAAGACGCACAGCGTGCCGAGCACGTGGCCCTCGGGCGTGGTCAGCGGCACGGAGGCGTAGAAGCGGACGTCGGCGAGCACGCCGGTGACCCACGGGCTGGCCGCGAACCGGCCGTCCGCGCTCGCGTCGCGCGTGTAGACCGCTTCGCCGCCCGCGACGACGACGTTGCACAGCGAGTCCTGGCGCGGCGAGTCGGCGCCCGCGAAACCGGTGGTGGTGAGCTGGCACTGCCGGTCGGCGTCCAGCAGGTTCAGCGTCGCCGTCGGCACCCCGGCCACGACCGCCGCGGCGCGCACCACGGCGGACAGCTCCTCATCGGCCGGGGTGTCGAGCAACCCGTACTCGTGCAGTGCCGCCAACCGTTCGAACTCGTCCATGGATGTTCCGACCCCTGCTCGTCCCCGGTATCCGCCCCTCCATCGGCCGACGTCGACCCCTACTGCCCGAATTCGCCCGATCGAGTGGCGATTGGACGGGCGTCACAGGGGGCATGCCTACCGCGGTGGACAGCCGAACCGAGGAGACGACGATGACCGTCCGATTGCGCCTGACCGCCCAGCAGGCCCGTGACCGCCTGGCCGAGGCGGACGACCCGGTGGACGGCACGCCCGACGAGCCCGTGGTCGACGAGGACCGGCCGGAGGACCTGCCCGCGACGTGATCAGGCCGGGTCGAGGTCCGGCAGGTCGGTGCCGTCGCGGTCGGCCCACTCCAGGAGCGCGTCGAGCGCGAACGGCGCGTCGTCGATGCCCGCGTGCAGGTCGCCCAGTTCCGCGAACCGGGCCGGGACCGTGGCGATGGTCAGGTCGCGCGGGTCGACGTCCTCGACCTCGTCCCAGCGGATCGGCGTCGAGACGATGGCCTCGGGGGTGCCGCGCACCGAGTACGCGGACGCGATGGTGTGGTCCCTGGCATTCTGGTTGTAGTCGATGAACAGGGCCTCGGGATCACGGTCGCGCCGCCACCACGCGGTCGTGACGTCGGCGGGCAGGCGGCGTTCCACCTCACGGGCGAACGCCAATGCCGCCCGACGCACGTCGCGGAAACCCCAGTCGGGCTTGATCCGCACGTACACGTGCAGCCCTTTCCCGCCCGAGGTCTTGGGCCAGCCCGTCGCGCCGAGTTCGGCCAGCACCTCGCGCACGACCGCCGCCACCCGGCGCACGCGCGAGAACGGACAGCCGGGCATCGGGTCCAGGTCGATGCGCCACTCGTCCGGCGCCTCGGTGTCGGCGGCGCGGGAGTTCCACGGATGGAACTCCACAGTGGACATCTGCACGGACCAGACCACGTCCGCCAGATGGCCCACGCACAACTCGTCGGCATGCCGGTTGTAGCGGGGGAAGTGCACGCGGACCGTGCGCACCCAGGACGGCGCACCGCCGGGCAGTCGCTTCTGGTGCACCTTGTCCCCGGTCACCCCTTGGGGAAACCGATGCAGCATGCACGGCCGGTCCCGCAACGCCCGCACGATCCCGTCGCCGACCGCCACGTAGTAGCGGACCAGGTCGAGCTTGGTCTCGCCGCGTGCCGGGAAGTAGACGCGGTCGGGGTTGGAGATCCGCACGGTGCGCCCGTCGACCTCGAATTCCACGGTGGGTGGCGTACCCATGCGGGGAAGGTAACCGCGTCGACCGGTTCCGGCGATTCGCGTCCGACGGGATGCCGGCAAGCTTGGTCCGGTGGACGGCGACCTGGAGAATGTGCTGAACGGTGTGGGCCCCCGACTGCGGGCCGCCCGCAAGAGCCGCGGGATCACCCTGGACGACCTGTCGGCGGAGACCGGGATCTCGGTGAGCACGTTGTCACGGCTGGAGAACGGCAGGCGCAGACCCACCCTGGAACTGCTGCTGCCGATCGCCCAGGCACACCGCGTCGCGATCGACGAACTGGTGGGCGCCCCCCAGACCGGCGACCCGCGCGTGCACATGCGGGCCGTACATCGGAGCGGAATCTCGTACGTGGCCCTGACCCGCAGGCCAGGCGGCCTCCAGGCGTTCAAGGTCATCATGCCCGGCGGCAGACCCATGGGAGAACCCACCACCCACGAGGGCTACGAGTGGTTGTACGTCCTCAACGGCAGACTGCGACTACTGCTGGGCGACCGGGACATGGTCCTGGTCCCGGGCGAGGCAGCGGAGTTCGACACCCACATCCCCCACGCCCTGGGCTCAGCCGACCCGGAACCGGTGGAACTGCTGTCGATCTTCGGCAAACAGGGCGAACGCGCCCACCTGCGAGCCAGGGCCGACCCCAAAAAGCCCTGACCCGCGCTCCACACGACCCCGTTGCCCACGCACGGTGCCCGAGTGCACATTTCGCGGTGCCCGAGTGCACATTTCGCGG includes the following:
- a CDS encoding GAF domain-containing sensor histidine kinase; protein product: MDEFERLAALHEYGLLDTPADEELSAVVRAAAVVAGVPTATLNLLDADRQCQLTTTGFAGADSPRQDSLCNVVVAGGEAVYTRDASADGRFAASPWVTGVLADVRFYASVPLTTPEGHVLGTLCVFHDQPVDLDRTRLDALHDLAIVVLALFERRRQARLFADLAAETEAQRELAARYAGELEVRQELINAVHETAGVAIVACDQDGHLTLFNRTARAWHGLEADAGLDPDQWSARYHLRAADGITPLNADDVPLRRALRGETVENVEMVIAPEDADPIRVLCTGRALRRADGTPLGAVVTMSDITAERTGREDIADRERLLASMLDTTTDACVATDSRGAVTAWNPAAEAMFGWRAAEAFGRRLTDLIIPERLRAAHDQGLARRAAGSEARLTGLVEVPAVRRDGSELQVELSLGSFTWRGERRFHAFLRDVTERAAARARLAAANVELTEANAELDRFTAMVAHDLKSPLTTITGYTELLAERDDERERVPLAAIGRAATRMRVMIDDLLDYARATHEPLDLRPVDAGETVDLLVDEMDPERSVRARVTRDVLPPLWTHPTLLRQVLANLIDNAVRYTAPDVLPRVHVSAQEGPAGTTIRVTDNGIGIAPESREDVFDLFHRERTGDGYRGTGIGLSTCRRIVERHGGRIWIEPGSERGTSVCFTVPNPVALVAS
- the ligD gene encoding non-homologous end-joining DNA ligase, translated to MGTPPTVEFEVDGRTVRISNPDRVYFPARGETKLDLVRYYVAVGDGIVRALRDRPCMLHRFPQGVTGDKVHQKRLPGGAPSWVRTVRVHFPRYNRHADELCVGHLADVVWSVQMSTVEFHPWNSRAADTEAPDEWRIDLDPMPGCPFSRVRRVAAVVREVLAELGATGWPKTSGGKGLHVYVRIKPDWGFRDVRRAALAFAREVERRLPADVTTAWWRRDRDPEALFIDYNQNARDHTIASAYSVRGTPEAIVSTPIRWDEVEDVDPRDLTIATVPARFAELGDLHAGIDDAPFALDALLEWADRDGTDLPDLDPA
- a CDS encoding helix-turn-helix domain-containing protein produces the protein MDGDLENVLNGVGPRLRAARKSRGITLDDLSAETGISVSTLSRLENGRRRPTLELLLPIAQAHRVAIDELVGAPQTGDPRVHMRAVHRSGISYVALTRRPGGLQAFKVIMPGGRPMGEPTTHEGYEWLYVLNGRLRLLLGDRDMVLVPGEAAEFDTHIPHALGSADPEPVELLSIFGKQGERAHLRARADPKKP